A genomic window from Leptospira bandrabouensis includes:
- a CDS encoding elongation factor G-like protein: MKYRTVGIFAHIDSGKTTLTERILFESGKIAAVGSIEDGNTESDSLQEEIERGISIRTTFHSIPWETKFGKFQIQLVDTPGHIDFRNQVTDLLPAMDSAIVVLEAGTVVQSQARLVIEELRKANVPMVFFINKLDRFDEDYLDALVSLEEILGGAPVSLFQKNPEGKLEYYLNTPGHFPKTVGEELVAWNDEILLSSWNDPSGQTDYSLVGLQGGPRFGKLYPVYGGSAKTGEGVRELLDLVLWVEPKEPENFGDSSLPLLVLSRRSAEGVGRYAVVYPTKNIHLAEVEAIWKKNAPKLEANQSGSAIEIEPRGSIFQFLDPESEEEISELNQGKLVLLKNQKGLVLLPGQTVARASERNSKEVGLFSEKTPSPFSVVLEPEESTDKEFWLCRLEELVWEDPGYQVHKKEETGQLVLLGRGELHLEIGIRRITERTEKKLNFSSINIAKLELLKKMSHKVALEHRAFEDQKSSGALIAVLEDTADFSKHIAFEVSLPEEVKNSIETSFMEACLHGFYGEEVVGLKFRVLSYEIPKGDLQTTLTLLKVAILAGVKELFSSNTYLVGPLTEVEVMVDADHLGVVLSDLSRRNAKVISIFEAVAGKSHLKANAPAQNLLGFSGALRNMTKGIGISWERTAFTYEFHAFLKE; the protein is encoded by the coding sequence ATGAAATACCGAACTGTTGGAATTTTTGCACATATCGATTCGGGTAAAACCACTCTCACCGAACGGATCTTATTCGAGTCTGGAAAAATTGCCGCAGTTGGTTCCATTGAAGATGGAAACACCGAATCGGATTCCTTACAGGAAGAAATCGAAAGGGGGATCTCCATCCGTACGACTTTTCATTCCATTCCTTGGGAAACTAAGTTTGGTAAGTTTCAGATCCAACTTGTGGATACACCCGGTCATATTGATTTTCGTAACCAAGTCACAGACCTATTGCCAGCGATGGATTCGGCCATTGTGGTTTTGGAGGCGGGGACAGTGGTCCAATCTCAAGCACGCCTTGTGATCGAAGAACTTCGGAAAGCAAATGTGCCTATGGTTTTTTTTATCAACAAACTCGACCGTTTTGATGAAGACTACTTGGATGCCCTGGTCTCCTTGGAAGAAATTTTAGGTGGTGCCCCCGTTTCTCTTTTCCAAAAGAATCCAGAGGGAAAATTAGAATACTACCTAAATACCCCTGGGCATTTTCCGAAAACGGTAGGGGAAGAGCTCGTGGCTTGGAATGATGAAATTCTTTTGTCTTCTTGGAATGACCCTTCTGGCCAAACTGATTATTCCTTGGTTGGATTGCAAGGTGGACCTCGTTTTGGAAAACTTTATCCAGTGTATGGAGGTTCTGCAAAAACGGGGGAAGGGGTTCGGGAACTTCTAGACTTAGTTCTTTGGGTAGAACCCAAGGAACCAGAAAACTTTGGTGATTCCTCTCTTCCACTTCTTGTTCTTTCCAGAAGGTCAGCCGAAGGGGTGGGAAGGTATGCGGTTGTGTATCCTACAAAAAATATCCATCTTGCGGAGGTTGAGGCAATTTGGAAAAAAAACGCTCCGAAGTTAGAGGCAAACCAATCCGGTTCAGCTATAGAAATAGAACCTAGAGGCTCCATCTTTCAATTTTTGGATCCAGAATCCGAAGAGGAAATTTCCGAGTTAAATCAGGGAAAACTGGTTTTACTAAAAAACCAGAAAGGCTTAGTTTTACTTCCTGGCCAAACTGTGGCTCGTGCTTCGGAACGGAACTCCAAAGAGGTCGGCCTATTTTCCGAAAAAACACCTAGTCCTTTTTCTGTAGTTTTGGAACCAGAAGAATCCACCGACAAAGAGTTTTGGTTATGTCGCCTGGAGGAATTGGTATGGGAAGATCCAGGATACCAAGTCCATAAGAAAGAAGAGACCGGTCAGTTAGTACTTCTTGGCAGAGGAGAGCTTCATTTAGAAATCGGAATCCGACGAATCACCGAGAGAACCGAAAAAAAACTCAATTTTAGTTCGATAAACATTGCCAAATTAGAGCTTCTTAAAAAAATGTCTCATAAGGTTGCCCTAGAGCATCGTGCCTTTGAAGACCAAAAATCAAGCGGCGCGCTCATCGCAGTCCTGGAAGATACTGCCGATTTTTCGAAGCATATTGCCTTCGAGGTAAGTCTTCCGGAAGAAGTAAAAAATTCGATAGAAACATCCTTTATGGAGGCCTGCTTACACGGGTTTTACGGAGAGGAAGTTGTAGGTCTCAAGTTTCGTGTTCTCTCGTATGAGATACCGAAGGGAGATTTGCAAACCACTTTAACGCTTTTGAAAGTAGCGATACTTGCGGGCGTAAAGGAATTGTTTTCTTCAAACACATATTTGGTCGGACCCCTCACAGAAGTAGAAGTGATGGTGGACGCAGACCACTTAGGTGTAGTTCTTTCTGATCTAAGTCGCAGAAACGCTAAGGTGATCTCCATCTTTGAGGCTGTGGCAGGGAAGAGTCACTTAAAAGCCAATGCACCGGCCCAAAACCTGCTTGGCTTTTCAGGGGCTCTTAGAAACATGACCAAAGGCATCGGCATTTCTTGGGAAAGGACTGCTTTTACCTATGAATTTCATGCATTTTTAAAGGAGTAA
- the rpsG gene encoding 30S ribosomal protein S7, with translation MSRRRGKVEPRHIEGDPKYNDKVISKFINCLMVDGKKSVAEAVFYDALEVIAKKTGQDPFAVFQEALENAKPQVEVKSRRVGGVTYQVPIEVRPERRLALGIRWLIKYSRGRNEKSMKNKLAAEFMEAQKGTGSAIKKKEDIRKMADANKAFSHYRW, from the coding sequence ATGTCTAGAAGAAGAGGAAAAGTTGAACCGCGCCATATCGAAGGCGATCCTAAATACAATGACAAAGTGATTTCTAAATTTATCAACTGCCTAATGGTAGATGGTAAAAAGAGTGTTGCTGAAGCCGTTTTCTACGATGCGTTAGAAGTAATTGCTAAAAAAACAGGACAAGATCCGTTTGCAGTTTTCCAAGAAGCATTGGAAAATGCAAAACCACAAGTAGAAGTAAAATCTCGCCGTGTGGGTGGGGTAACTTACCAAGTTCCGATCGAAGTTCGTCCAGAAAGACGTCTTGCTCTTGGTATCAGATGGCTAATCAAATATAGCCGTGGAAGAAACGAAAAGTCAATGAAAAACAAATTGGCTGCAGAATTCATGGAAGCACAAAAAGGCACAGGATCTGCGATTAAGAAAAAAGAAGACATCAGAAAGATGGCAGACGCCAACAAGGCATTCTCCCACTACCGCTGGTAG
- the rpsL gene encoding 30S ribosomal protein S12 — MPTINQLIRRGREDQKKRTKSPALKACPQRRGVCTRVMTFTPKKPNSALRKVARVRLTTGIEVTAYIPGEGHNLQEHNVVLIRGGRVKDLPGVRYHIIRGTLDTLGVDKRRKGRSKYGAKRPKA, encoded by the coding sequence ATGCCTACAATTAACCAGCTCATCCGCAGAGGAAGAGAAGACCAAAAGAAAAGAACTAAATCTCCTGCCCTTAAGGCTTGCCCACAAAGACGTGGAGTTTGCACAAGGGTAATGACCTTTACTCCTAAAAAACCGAACTCAGCTCTTCGTAAAGTAGCAAGGGTTCGTCTTACCACTGGAATTGAAGTGACTGCTTACATTCCGGGCGAAGGTCACAACCTCCAAGAACACAACGTGGTTCTCATCCGTGGGGGAAGGGTAAAAGATTTACCAGGGGTTCGTTATCATATCATTCGTGGAACACTGGATACACTCGGTGTGGACAAACGTCGCAAAGGACGTTCAAAATACGGCGCTAAGCGTCCTAAAGCGTAA